The region AGAGTGAGAAGGACCACTATTTCTATGGACCTTATTGGTTAAGGTTTGTAGTTGTAAACAACGGGCTCCACTCCAGTCAGTTTAATTTCAGTatgcatttattaaaatataacccGCAGTGTTTGAAGTTACAGAAAGGAAAATGCAGCATCATTCTGGGGATTAGGGTCTTCTTTATCCCAAACTCTTCTCTCATTATGGATGCTGAGAACTGGATGCTGGAAATACCGCCTGGGCCACCCACAAGGAGAGCAGTGATGGTGGGCCAGGGGGATGAAGGTGAGGATGCCGTGAGGATGGGGGTGAAAATGAAAATCCTGTGATAAAGCGCAGGCTCTGCAGTCACTCTGGTCATGGgtgctcccttccttccttcctcaaatAGAACTGTCCCTTTGTTGTCAGGAACTGTGCTAAGTGTTTGGGATAAAGGGAAGACATGTTCTCATGGTGCTGAGAGCCAACTGGATGAGACAGAAAAGGCATGTAGACCACGGAAGAGAGGAAACAGGCAGGCTGTGCTGCGGAGGGTAGGGGAGAGAAGAACTGCCAGGAGACCGAACAGTTTAGAAGCAGCCACGGCCTGGCTCTGCAGGGCTCCTCCTCGGACTTCACATTTTCTGGGAGACACTCTTCGCATATCCTCTGCAAAAAGAAAGGGACTTGCTAAGTGCCACCATTTGTAGCCCCAGACCTGGACACTGGTCATCTTGACAGATCCTAGGTTTTCCAAAAATCATAGAACCAGAGTCCTCATGACCCGAACGGCCTACAAGAAAGAAGTGAACTTTCCAAGCCTAGGTGGGGGCACTCAGGAGCACTGCAGACAGGCCCTGGAGGGTGGCTGAGTCAGTGTTCCCAGCTGAGAAAGAGGAGCATGTTATCAGGCTCAGATGATCATAAAGAGGCCTCTGGGGTTAACCTTCTGCCATTCACTCCCTGGAGAACTCGCTCAGTGTGCGGTTTCACAGGACACCGCAGCCTCTCCTGGGAGCAGTGAGAAGGAAGACACTGTGCAGCGTGAATGGTGTGTGGCCCCCTGAGCTCCACCCCTTTCCCCAGCCCTTCCCCACTCCCTGGGCCCTGTGCCCTGTCTTACCACAGGGACCCAGCCCCTTGACCGCAGGTCTTTATGCAGTCCTCTAACGTTAGGAAGTTGTTTTCGTTCCTTCCAAGGCCGCTGTATGTAAACAGCTCACAGTGACCAGTCTTGGCATTGTAGAAGTACCTGGGCATCGAGGCTTTGCCATGACCTACTACTTTAGGCTCCAGGCAGAAGGCAGGCCTAGAATCTGCTGGAATGAGAGGGGCAATTATCAGTTATGTGGACGGTCATCACAGCTCCGTACAAGGACAACTAGAACCACCAGTTTGTTTGAAATAGAGAATGTCAGGGTTGTGGGGGTCAAGTTGAAAAGCCCATTTGAAAACGTCCTTTTTTGGATGAATTATGAATGTTGCTGGGGGTGACATGATGTAGTAATCATGTGCAAACGTATATCTCCTCATGAAGCCTTTTAAGAAAGTTTGGCATAATGCCTTTGAATAGCTTTAAAACttctataggacttccctggtgatcccatggttaagaatctaccttgcaatgcctgagtccaaggtcagggaactaaagtccCAAATGCTGTAGACACTAAGTCGACaggctgtaactactgagcccgggACCTACAACTAATAACCAGCCCACCCAAATACATAAatgctcaaaaaagaaaaaaaaacaaccctccaCAACTGTACAACAAAAGGACAAAGGTAAAAAATATTCCCCATATGTCAATAATTACTGGGTCTGGATACCTgagttttataatattaatagtcTCTGTGTTATGTGTGTGGTAAAAGCTTTCAATCGTTAAAAATTGTGAAGGAATCATGCTATAATGGAAAAAGGCATGAAGAAAACATAACACTGTGTTTACTTCAGATATTTCATGAGGATTCTATAAATGAATATTGATactatatattgtgtatataaggagaaatatacatatttgttttttcatCGTTTTCCTGACACTGATCCTAAAAATCTTGGTATTTCTTTTGTGATAAGAGCAATAAAAGTGCATTTTGGTATGTGAAGTGGTTGAGTTTGGAAAGACTCTAATGAGCCCAGAATGGGCTCTGATTGCACAGGAAAGGACTGCCTACAGGAGGATGGGCACGTTCATTCCTACCCTTCCCCTGGTCTTCTATCCACTGCTCCTCTCCTTCACTCAACCTCAGGGAGGGTAATGGAGCTGTCTGTTGAACGATCTCCAATGGCTAATGATTTAATGCATCATGACTaggtaatgaagcctccatagaAACTTCAACAGAGCAAGGCATTCATGTTATTCAAGAGACCTGGGATCCACCCAGGGAATAACATAGATACACACTCCGTGAGAACAGTTGCAGCACCCTGCTCCCTGGGGCTTTGTCTCTGCTCTTTACCCCCTCGAGGCCACTCTCTGAACTGCAGCCTGAAGGGTTCTGTTATTATTCTGTCCTTTCGCAGGGCTCCATCACGACCAGTCCCTCAGTGAGTCCCTTTTTCTCTGAGAGTCAAATTCTGATTCTTAAAAAGTCCTACAAGCGTCCTCTCGACCTGCTCCTGTGGCCTCTATGGCTCACCCCTTCCACTCCTTCCCCCTCATATAAACCCTCTCATATCCAGCTACCCTGGTCCCTTCTGCTGCTCAGACACAACCAGGCACGTTATTTCTGCAGCTCTGCTCAGTGCCTCCTTATCACAGAGGGTTTCCTTGACCCTGTAGAGAAAAAGGACAGCATTCTTTCTCTGCCTTGCTCTCTGTCTTCAAGAAACTGATAACCTTCCATAGGATTTCTCCCTTGTGCTATTTTTATGTCACCCTCCATGAAGGCAAATTATTTTGCCATGTTTTTTTCATAGCTGTGTCCCCATCCCCAAGAACAGTGCTTTAAAGGGACTTACTAActcccattttcattttctctccacaAGTGCAAGGTCATCAAATAGAATGGGTATAATTGATTTCCTTTTAGTACAAAATCACCTTGAGGATGGGGCACATAAACATAAAGGTCAATCTCCCTTTAATGTTCAGTCTCCTGAGAGGATAATAGTCTGTCCTGGTGATCGTTAACCCTGAAGCCTCTGAACCCAAATATTTATGGATTTTTATGGAGGTTTTCAATAGATAGCCACTTTGACTGAATTAGTGGCCATTGCTGATTGATCTCTATCTCAGAGCCTGCCCCTCTCCCCAGAGGGGCTGGCAAGAAAGTGGTGAAATTTCCAACCTCTAAATGGGTGTTTGAGTTTTTTTGGCAGACAACCCAGAACCTAAAATTTCCTGGGTAGCTTTCCCTGAGTGGTCTCATGATCTATCAAAGAAAGTGAGTTCCAAGAGTTTCAGGATGCCTGGACCATGAACCAGGACAAGGATCAAATAtatgaacaataaaataatagttaaaaGAGGACAAGTGAAAGGGCCTGGATACTTCACTCATATTTTCACAGCCTAGGTCCCACGAGACAAACCACACAAAGGCTGTGTTTTTGTGCTCCTGAAGTTGATCGGCTCAGTGGTCCCACGtctttctgcttatttttaataatagagGTATAATCATTATTTGAACCCTCAATATGTTTTCTTGCAAGGATAAACTTCTTCAGATTAACACATTGGTGGAAAATGGGCAAAATTGGTCATGAAATGTGAACAGATTCTTTATAGTCATGACTGGTAAACTGTTCAGAGAACTCATGTAACATTTTCCCCTGTTCACATGAGGAAACTGCAGATGACTTGCCCCAGGACACAAGCATGTGGGTGGTAGGGTCGGGACAAGTAACTATGATGTCACAACCCATCGATTACAATACCTGATTCTACCAGGAGTTCAGAAAATACAGCTTACTTGTAAGAGTTTCTGGATGCAGTGTCCTACTTTTATTACTTCCCCATCCCAAGCTTCATCTAAGCCCTCACCTCATAGGGCAGAGTGAGCTTGGGTTAAATCCTGACAGCGAATATGTGGCATCTCTACCAACATCAACCAATTCCCCAGATACCTGCTGGGCGTCCCCCAGTCAATTGATGCCTGATGTGAAATCCGTGCAGTTAGTGCAGATCTCACAGGTCGAGGGCTCAAGACTGTCCTCACTTTAGTGCCAGTCACGTGTTCCCTTGTTACTTACACTTGTGAGCGAACGGTTAAAATGTGGAGGTTCCATGACCCCACTTCCAAGTTTAACAACGGAATGGAACTGATGACAAAACTTAGGAAAACCCTTACTGTTCTCAGATGAATATACACGAAAAATTCACAAATAGTGAAATGGAGGGGATGTGTAGGGCAAAGGGGGAGTGGAGGTGTGTGGAGCCTCCATGCCTCAGTGAGCACAGCACCCTCACATCACATACTTGTGTTCACCACCCAGGAAACAACTCTCTgaactttaatatttttacattttttttgagGTTTCAAGAAGTAGGCTTATTGACTGAATCATTGGCTGCTGGCCATTGGCCGGTGGTGACTGCTCCCAGTCTCAGTGccctttcctctccccagagGTACGGAAAGTACAAACCTTTATTCTTCTCACTGAGTATTAATTGTTGGATATTGAGTGTTGGGGACTCCTCTGCTGTATGGTTCTTGTATTTTGCTCCGGAAACTATCACGTGACCTATGAAGGAAAGTAAATTTCAAGAGTTTCAGGAGGCCTGGTCCATGAAACAGGATAAGGATCAAACGTGGATAAGATAATAACAGTCAAAAGACAACAAGGGAAAGGGCCTGGAGACTTCAGCAATGTGGTGTCAGCCTTGGTCCCACTGCCTACCACACAAGGGCTGTTTCTTGCTCTCCCTGCCTTTGCTCTCCTCTGTGGTTCCACATCTTTTGATTAGTTTTAATAATAGAGGAATAACCATTATTcgatacagaaatatttttacttgTCCAAAGCAAGTAGGCAAAgaatttttctttcagatttaatACACCATAGTGGAAAATGGACAAATCTGGCCATGAAATGTAAATAAACTATTTACATGATTTGTCATCTGTTCAAAGAACTCATGTAACATGTTTCCCctgttcagatgaggaaactgcagaTGGCTTGCCCCAGGACACAATCATGTGGGTAGTGGGGTCAGGAAAAGATACCGTGAGGTCGCAACCCACTTGATACACCACCTGACTCTGCTAGGGACTTGAAATACCGATACCCGCTGAGAGTTTCTGGGTGCAGTGTCCTACTTTTCCTACTCACCTCTCCCCAAGCCTCCTGGGAGCCCTCAAATCACAAGGGAAGGTGAGTCTGTGCTTTTTCCTGAAGCGAAATACGTGGTTTCTGCACTAACACCATCCGGTTCCCAGCACCCGACGGGAGAACCACAGTTAATTGACTTCTGACACAAAGTCTGTGGAGTTTGGGCCGATGCCACAGGTTGGGGGAATCTGGACTGTCCTCTCTTCAGAAGCCAGCCATGTGGTCTGGGGTCACTCATGCTTCTGACCAAGTGACTAAACATGAGCGTTTCCATGACCCCACCTCCACGCACAGTAATCAGTAGAACTGGTGACTGATCTCGGGAAAACTCTTAACTGTTCTCAGTCAATGTACAGGATAAAACTCAGAAAGAATGGAATGGAGGAGGTCTGTAGGGTGAAGGGGGAGTGGAGACGTGCGAAGCCGCTACGGCCTGGTTAGATGAGCACCTTcatataaccttttttttttttttaccatcccgAATGCTCTCCGAATGCCAGTATTCTGGATTTTTAATGAGGTTTCACTAAATAGGCGCATTGATCGAATCACTGGCCAGTGGTGACTGACCTCAATCTCAGtgccctcccctttccccacagGAGCAGAAAGTTCAAACCTTTATTTCCTTTACGTATTGCTTTAATCACTTCATTTATTAAACCGGATCCCGCACTGGCAATCTTGGCACCTATGAAAGACAAAAATTCCACAATGTTCAGGAGTCTTAGACCATGAACCGGGACAAGGTTcaaatatgaataataaaatgatagTCAAAAGTGGACAAAGGAAAAGGCCTGGAGACTTTGCTAATATTATATCAGCCTCGTCGCAGGAGCCAGCCACACAAGGGCTGTGTTTCATGCTTTCCCTGCAATTGCTCTGCTCAGTGGTCCCAGGTCTTTGTGGTTTATTATTATAGTAGAGGGATAATCATTATTTGACACATAAATATTCTTTCTCACCCCAAAGCAGTAGGTAGAAGTATCCTTTCAAATGAACATATCTTGGTGGAAAATGAGCAAAATTGGCCATGGAATGTGAATAAACCCTTTGTATTTATGACTGGTAATATGTTCAAAGAGCCCATGTAACAGGTATCTGCTGTTCAGATGATTTTCCCCGGGACACATGGCATGTGGGTGGCAGGGTCAGGACAAGATACTGCCCTGTCACAATCCATTTGATGTACTATCCTATTCTCCCAGAAACTCTGAAAATACTGATAACTGGTGACAGCTTCTGGGTGCAGTGCCCTACTTTCATTACTACCCTGTCCCCAGGACTCACCTGAGCTTCCAAAGCACAGGGGGAGTGAGTCTGGGTTTCCCTGACACCACATCTGTGGTGTCTCTAGAAACAACATGCAATTCCTCCAAACACCCACTGGGTGCCCCACAGGGCCATTTAATTCTGATAAGAAATCAGGGGAGTTAGTACAGATTCTGCATGTTGAGGGCTCAAACTGTTCTCAGCTCAGATGATAGCCGTGTTGTCCTGACTCACTCATGATTCGACAAAGTGTCTAAACTGGGAAGTTCCATTACCCCACCTCGGTGTTCAATAATGCAATAGATCTGACGACCAAACTCAGGAAGACCACTCTCATAGGGATCTCGTGTTATCATAAAGGATAAATCTTGGCACAGCAATGTGAGTGAGAGCTGCAGGGGAAAGTGGAAGTGGAGACCCTCACATCACCGCCGTGTGTTACCACCCCAAATGCTCTCTGAATGCCCACATTCATGAATTCTTACTGAGGTTTCACTAGACAGGCATATTGATAGAATCATTGGCCAGTGGCTCCTGTTCTCAATCTCAgtgccctctcctctccccagagtTGCAGAAAGTTCACACCTGTAGACACACCACGGATGATACTTTTAATCGTATTTTTTGTTGAACGCTTCTCAGGTCCCCGTCTATGGCTTGTCTCCAGACCTATGAAAGACAGGAAATTCAGAGAGCTTCAGGAGACCTGGGCCATGAACCAAGGCAAGGATCAAATATGGAGAATAAAAGAATAGTCAACAGTGGACAAGGCAGGAAAcaaatatgtataataaaataatagtgaaaaggggaaaagggaaagggCCTGGAGACTTTACTAATACTGTTTCAGCCTTGGTCCCAGAAGGCAACCACACAGGGCtgtgtttcctctttcctctgcAGAGGCTCTGCTCATCCATCCCAGGTCTTTCTGGTTATTCTTCATAAATAAAGGAATTCTCATTATTTGACACCCAAATATTCTTTCTTGCCCAGGACCAGTAGGTAGacaaattattttcagattaatTAACACATCTTGGTTAAAAATGCACAAAGTTCACtacttgcaaagagttgaaatGTGTTTCACCTCTTTATATTCATGACTGGTAATCTattcaaatcagttaatcctaaaggaaatcaaccttaaatattcataggaaaggctaatgctgaagctgaagctccaatactgtggccacctgatacaaagaactgattcacaggaaaagaccctgatgctgggaaagattgattgaaggcaggaggagaaggggatgacagaggatgagatagttgcatggcatcactgacccaatggacatgagtttgagcaagctccgggagatagtgaagcacagagaaacctggtgtccatggggtcgcaaagagttggacacgactgagcaactgaaggaaaacaataaatCTGTTCAAAAACCCATGTAATATGTATCCCCTGTCCAGACGAGAAAATTGCAGATGAGTTGCCCAGGAAGCATGGCATGTGGGCGGCAGGGCCAGGACTAGATACCATCGTGTACAATGCATTGGATACACTGCCTGATTCTGCCAGGAACTGTGAAAATACAGATAACTGAGAATGGTTTCTGGGTGCCACGTGTACGTTTGTTATTCCCCACTTTTGGAGCATCACTTGAGCCCCAAGATCATAGGCGAGAGTGAGTCTAGGCTTCTCTGACACCAAATAAGTGGTGCCTCTACCAATAGCAACCAATTCCCAAACAGCCACTGGGCGCCCAACAAGAAATTCACTTCTGTCTCAAACCCATGGAGTTACTGCAGATTCTGCAGGTTGAGTGCTCAAGACTCTCCTCAGTTCAGATGCCAGCCATGAGGTCCTGAGTCACTCACTCATGCTTGTGACCAAATGGCTAAAATCGGGGCCCCTATGACCCCACCTTCAAACTCAACTACCGAATAGAATTGGCAGCTGACCCTAGGAAAACCCTTGCTTACTGTACCCggattaatatacaaaataaaattcatggCAGCACAAGGGAGGAGATGCGCAGGGCAAAGGGGGAGTGGAGGTTTACCCAGCCCCCACGCTCTAGTGAGCAcggtactttcacagcatcttcctgTCCACCACCCTGCAAGCTCTCTGAACCCAGTAGTTAAGTACTTCTTTTCAGGGCTCGCTAAACAGGCGTATTGGTTGGATCATCTGCCGTTGGTGATTGATTTCACTCTCCATTCCCTTCCCTGCCCTCAGAGGTGCTGCAGTGAGAGGTGGTGAAAAAAGTACCCTTTAAATGCATGTTTGAGGTTTCTTGGAGACCAGCCCCATCTTGAAGGTACCTTGAGTCACCTTTAGTGATTCATCTCATAACCTATAAAGTCAGCaaattccaagagttttaggAGGCCTTGGCCATGTCATGAGAAGGATCAAATATGGATCTTTTTATTACTACACTATAGTGAGGTTCAGGGACAAGGCAGGGACCAGGAATAGAGAGTCTCACAAATGGGGTTCCTAATCTGGTAGATTTAGGtgggatgtgtatatatatatatatatatatttcctcatGAGAGTCATACTGCCAATGGAGTTCAAAGCTTGCAACATCagccttccctagtggtccagtagttaagaatccacctgccaatgcagggaacaaggattgatccctggtttgggaagattccatgtgtcTCATTGCAACTAAGCAGGTGagtcacaattactgagcccagaTACCtcaagcccctgctctgcaatgagagaagccaccacaatgagaagcctgcacactgcaaccagaGTAGCCCTCGTCACTAGACAATGTCATCGCATAGCCAGTAAGTCCAAGGCAGCAAACCCAAACAAAAATCCTGCCCAACGTGACAGGAGAAATCCAGAAAGGGTTGGCAGCACCCACCCCACACCTGCCCTGTCCCCTTCCATAGACTTCCATCATTTCCCTCCAGTCTGTAGAAGACAGGTGAGGCTGGACCTACCTTCATCCTGGACATGGTGTATATTCAGTGGGGTGCTGTCCACCAGGATAaccaggaggaagagaagggctgTGGAGAGGCAGAGCCGGTTCATCTTCATGGCCTTGCAGGAGGGCTCCTGAGGATGCTGGGGATGCACTGAGCTTTAATATCCTGGCTGAGGGGTGGGATCAGGTGATGAGGAAGGGAATGGGCAAGGGGAGGAGCTAGGTCAGTCCTGTTTATTGCGTAATCTCCATACAAAACTATGCCTCTGGCTTCTCTCTGCAGGGGCCTAAAGTCCAATAAAAGTACTTCTCAGATTTGACCCTATCTGTGGGTCTCCTGTAAACACAGATAATGATTCTAATATGTTCACTCAGGGAGCGTCCCAGGACCTAGAGGAGTGTGTGGCACCGTGATATATAGTCAGTGAGTGGATGAGACAAATCACAGGACCTATAAGTGAATAGTAGTGTGTGAGCCCAGGTCCTTCTTTCAGCCTCCTGCGGGTGTCATCTCACCTGGGCCTCGATGCCCTGACCCCCCTCACCTAGCTCAGAAGACAGGTGGGACACAGGCCACCTTCCTGCAACCACTCTCACAGCTTCTCCACTGGATGGACACTTTCTGTCTATCAGACACTGGTCCAGGCAGGAACTTAGCTGGGGAAGCTGATGTCCTCCTGGGCTGTGACCTTCCAGTGTGTTCACTCTGGTTACAGCATGAGCACTGGGATCATGGAATATTGAGGGAATATTGATGCTGTCACTATAAAGAAATATCAATTCTTGTtcttggcacagagctcctaacaCTGCTGGAGTTTCCTGAGAGATGAGAGAAACAAGGAGACTTTTGTCATGTGAGGGAGGGGGCTAGTAAACAGCTAAACCAAGGATGGAGTGTGTTATCAGGGTAACCAACACTTGATTGGGGGAGTGGGAATTTTCATTTCCacctttcctctttccctgccCCCACACCTCAGGGAGGGGTGAGAGGTGAAGGGTGAATCCATCACAAATGCCTAAAGATTGAATGATTTGTGATGAAGCCTCCACAGAAACCTCAACAGAGCAAGGCATTTATGATCTAAAACTGAGATCTACCCAACGAACAACACAGGTACACACACCACCATGGCTCACTGGGCCACTGCAGCAGCCTGCCCAggggcctctgtctctgctctTATTTCTGAGGAGCCACCCTCCCCTCTGCAGCCTCAGGGATCCTCTTCAAACTTGAGCCCTATTGCATGGCTCCCATGACCAATCCCTCAGTGACTCCTCAGCTCTCTCAGAGTCAAACTTGGATTCTTATAAAGTCCTACAACGCTCCTCACGACCTGTCCCCGTGGCCTGTCTGCCTCATCCCcttccactcccctcccctcaccccctcagCTCCAGCCACCCTGGTCCTGGCTGCTGCTCAAAGACACCAGGCTCATTTTTGGCAGCCTCTGCTCAAGGTCTCCTTATTACAGAGTGTTTCCCTGACCCTCTACAGTCTCCTGAATCTCCATCGCTTTCTTTCTTCACAACACTCATCACCATAGGATTCTTTCATATGGAAGGATTTCTGCCATAGGATATTCCCCCTCTTCACTGTCTGTCGGCCTCTCAGAAGGcatattattttactatattttgtttACAGCTGTTTTCCTACACCAAGAAATATGCCTTCTGGGCAAAAATCCTatgtatttgataaaatatttgtcACGTAAACGAATCTCCCGTGTCATCCTTATTTCAAGTGCACAATCATTGAAAACTCTGGATATAATAATATTCCTTATAGTCTATTTGATGATGAaacctgtctgtctgtctatctatctatatatatatataagagttgtctcattggaaaagactctgatggtgggagggattgggggcaggaggagaaggggatgacagaggatgagatggctg is a window of Budorcas taxicolor isolate Tak-1 chromosome 13, Takin1.1, whole genome shotgun sequence DNA encoding:
- the LOC128058093 gene encoding trophoblast Kunitz domain protein 1-like, producing the protein MKMNRLCLSTALLFLLVILVDSTPLNIHHVQDEGLETSHRRGPEKRSTKNTIKSIIRGVSTGAKIASAGSGLINEVIKAIRKGNKGHVIVSGAKYKNHTAEESPTLNIQQLILSEKNKADSRPAFCLEPKVVGHGKASMPRYFYNAKTGHCELFTYSGLGRNENNFLTLEDCIKTCGQGAGSLW